The following are encoded in a window of Clostridiales bacterium genomic DNA:
- the murJ gene encoding murein biosynthesis integral membrane protein MurJ produces MISTKNIAKYGALISIILTLSKIAGFGREFVIATFFGAGVESDVFKIATTAPNMIFSCVNAALVTMFIPVFSNVKNDREKANMLYNNIFNIILVACSFLAVLGVAGSPVIIRILASGFKGEEFRMAVSMTRIVMPSIIFLGISGILTGYLQSYGIFLQPALTGISADLIIIAGIVFFARYGIISGIIATLIGSAAQFLIQRPFMRDYKYKFYINFKDENVKKMLMLSIPILISTAANQINITVDRTFASHLAAGSISVVDNASKISSIINQVFIFSITTVLYPMLTERYNKEDKKDFIELFNKSINLIIIIAVPLILGMYVLGGPLIRILLQHGKFTKNAAELTSMCLKYLVFGALGYSLIDIMNKVFFSAKDSITPMKNGILLVCLNILFLTILVPRLGIKGLVISTISSVTISSLIMLVRFKKKLKNISYMNLLIVLSKSAFAGIIMALLVSFTYNYSGLIIKSGSLVITAFRFLASTAVGVVVYILMLRLLKVDEVKMILLFKKH; encoded by the coding sequence ATGATCAGTACAAAGAATATTGCTAAGTACGGAGCGCTGATTTCGATAATTCTTACATTAAGCAAAATAGCCGGTTTTGGAAGGGAATTTGTAATAGCCACTTTTTTTGGAGCCGGAGTAGAATCAGACGTATTCAAGATCGCTACAACAGCGCCTAATATGATATTCAGCTGTGTAAATGCAGCACTTGTGACAATGTTTATACCAGTATTTTCAAATGTAAAAAATGACAGGGAAAAGGCTAATATGCTCTATAATAATATATTCAACATAATATTAGTCGCCTGTTCATTTTTAGCTGTCCTGGGTGTTGCAGGTTCACCGGTTATAATAAGGATACTTGCAAGCGGTTTCAAGGGTGAAGAATTCAGAATGGCTGTCAGCATGACTCGGATAGTAATGCCATCCATAATATTCTTGGGAATAAGCGGAATACTGACGGGCTATCTGCAATCCTACGGCATATTCCTGCAGCCTGCACTTACAGGTATTTCAGCGGATCTGATAATAATAGCCGGTATTGTTTTTTTTGCACGTTATGGCATAATATCCGGCATTATCGCGACGCTGATAGGCTCTGCAGCCCAGTTTCTGATACAGAGACCATTTATGAGGGACTATAAATATAAGTTCTATATTAATTTCAAGGATGAAAATGTAAAAAAAATGCTCATGCTTTCTATTCCGATACTTATAAGCACTGCTGCAAACCAGATAAATATAACTGTCGATAGGACATTTGCTTCACACCTGGCGGCAGGCTCTATCTCCGTTGTCGATAACGCAAGCAAAATAAGCAGTATTATCAATCAGGTATTTATTTTTTCAATAACGACGGTGCTTTATCCTATGCTTACGGAAAGATATAATAAAGAGGACAAAAAAGATTTTATCGAGCTTTTCAATAAATCGATCAATCTGATCATAATAATCGCGGTACCTTTGATTCTTGGAATGTATGTACTCGGAGGCCCGCTTATAAGAATACTTCTCCAGCATGGAAAATTCACTAAAAATGCTGCAGAATTGACTTCAATGTGCCTGAAATATTTAGTATTTGGAGCCCTTGGTTATTCGCTGATCGACATAATGAACAAGGTGTTTTTCTCTGCCAAGGATTCTATAACTCCGATGAAAAATGGAATACTATTAGTGTGCCTCAATATATTGTTTTTGACCATTTTAGTTCCAAGGCTTGGTATAAAGGGTCTGGTAATATCTACAATATCATCGGTCACTATATCTTCTTTGATAATGCTTGTAAGATTCAAGAAAAAGCTTAAAAATATAAGTTATATGAATCTTTTGATAGTATTGTCAAAATCTGCTTTTGCAGGTATTATTATGGCTTTGTTAGTTTCTTTTACATATAATTATTCAGGCCTGATTATTAAAAGCGGTTCCCTTGTAATAACTGCATTTAGATTTTTGGCATCGACTGCAGTCGGAGTCGTAGTATATATTTTAATGCTCAGACTTCTAAAGGTTGACGAAGTTAAAATGATTTTGCTATTTAAAAAGCATTAA
- a CDS encoding polysaccharide deacetylase family protein has product MINLILNNIIKNNFSIHIKRVIYTFFYLTEGYNDDVCVSDGYKRGCINIYYGTEPVGSKFIYIPREETKGAVLYFHRYGNYLFASFLRDIDEPFSKINGNIYFKFDILSVSFFLISCKEEYIIKKRDAIGRFLADYSMRKDKITFPFFDAHSRILLDSIKMLYQQLNLSNEHFRILLTHDVDSVNSRNKYVFLHNAKELLYDNNISFAKRFDTLTRSIIYNTHFQFRNYMNIESKRGVKSEFYFIEGRKNRKGKRYELSDIIQDIRLIEDNGCIIGIHTNYFSYDNVENIKKEIMSIEKATDIKVKSGRNHYLRFDIPNSWNVLRKAGIMFDSTLGYSDHNGFRAATARPFLPYDVNNDNIIDIYEIPLVIMDGNIMDKNIPFDEKWRRIKIVIDLICEYRGTSAILWHNYVLGDPDYKNMYIKILDYILYKGGQCILSRELKSDMLYQKRKIDELMSMVGGNK; this is encoded by the coding sequence ATGATAAACCTTATCTTAAACAATATTATAAAGAATAATTTTAGCATCCATATAAAAAGAGTCATATATACTTTCTTTTATCTTACAGAGGGATATAATGATGATGTTTGTGTTTCCGACGGGTATAAAAGGGGTTGTATAAATATATATTATGGAACGGAGCCTGTAGGCAGCAAATTTATTTATATACCCCGTGAAGAAACAAAAGGTGCCGTTTTGTATTTTCACAGATATGGAAACTATTTATTTGCATCTTTTTTGCGGGATATCGATGAGCCCTTTAGCAAGATTAACGGCAATATATATTTTAAATTTGATATATTATCCGTTTCATTCTTTTTAATATCATGCAAAGAGGAATACATAATCAAAAAAAGGGATGCAATCGGGAGATTTTTAGCTGATTATAGCATGAGGAAGGATAAGATAACTTTTCCTTTTTTTGATGCGCATTCAAGGATATTGCTGGATTCCATAAAAATGCTTTATCAGCAGTTGAATTTAAGTAATGAGCACTTCAGAATATTGCTGACTCATGATGTAGACAGCGTAAACAGCAGGAACAAATATGTGTTTTTGCATAATGCAAAAGAGCTATTATATGATAATAATATAAGTTTTGCAAAGAGATTTGACACCTTGACAAGATCGATTATATATAATACGCATTTCCAATTCAGAAATTACATGAATATTGAAAGCAAGAGGGGTGTCAAATCGGAATTTTACTTTATAGAAGGTAGAAAGAACCGAAAGGGCAAGAGGTATGAATTAAGCGATATAATTCAGGATATACGGCTTATAGAAGATAATGGCTGCATCATAGGCATCCATACGAATTATTTTTCTTACGATAATGTGGAAAATATAAAAAAAGAGATTATGTCCATCGAGAAAGCGACGGATATAAAAGTCAAAAGCGGCAGGAACCATTATTTAAGATTTGATATTCCGAATTCGTGGAACGTATTGAGGAAAGCCGGCATTATGTTTGATTCGACACTTGGATATTCGGATCATAACGGATTCAGGGCTGCAACCGCGAGACCTTTTTTGCCTTATGATGTTAATAATGATAATATAATAGATATATATGAAATCCCATTGGTGATAATGGATGGGAACATAATGGATAAGAATATCCCCTTTGATGAAAAGTGGCGCCGTATAAAAATTGTCATCGATTTAATCTGTGAATATAGGGGCACTTCGGCTATACTGTGGCATAATTATGTGCTCGGTGATCCGGACTATAAAAATATGTATATAAAAATACTCGATTATATTCTTTATAAAGGCGGACAATGCATACTTTCAAGGGAATTAAAATCTGATATGCTTTATCAGAAAAGGAAAATAGACGAGCTAATGAGCATGGTTGGAGGAAATAAATGA
- a CDS encoding GNAT family N-acetyltransferase, whose amino-acid sequence MKNMKLRYIGEDEYDRWDKFVDSSPQGNIFNKSFFIKAVSDALRILVCEENGRIIGGIALPHTYGRFYRNPKLTPQLGILLPPLNPEEKHSKRLSREIDIIKAIIHSLPDFLQLDYSFSYNFSNLLPFIWEGYNLNVYYTYVLENIKDLDIVYKNFDYDIKYEIKRAMKNGLIVKSDPDIKRFYEINKKSYARQDMEMPYTLDLLVNLDEAMQESNSRKMLFAVNKDGRAIAAVYLIYDARCTYYLMGGADPEYRNTGAQSLLLWEGIKFASNVSAMFDFEGSVKESIESYFRKFGGNQKIIYNIYKSSPLIKMIYNIARKNKNIVRKIIKV is encoded by the coding sequence ATGAAAAACATGAAATTAAGATATATTGGTGAGGATGAATACGACAGATGGGATAAGTTTGTGGATTCGTCCCCGCAGGGGAATATATTTAATAAAAGTTTTTTTATTAAAGCTGTATCAGATGCTTTGAGGATATTGGTATGCGAAGAAAATGGCAGAATAATAGGCGGCATTGCACTGCCGCATACATATGGCAGGTTTTATAGAAATCCCAAATTGACACCGCAGCTTGGCATATTATTACCGCCTTTAAATCCTGAGGAAAAGCATTCAAAGCGTTTATCAAGGGAAATCGATATAATAAAAGCCATAATTCATAGCTTACCTGATTTTCTACAGCTTGATTATAGCTTCAGCTATAATTTCTCCAATCTTTTGCCATTCATATGGGAGGGTTATAATCTAAACGTTTATTATACTTATGTCCTTGAGAACATCAAAGATTTAGATATTGTTTACAAAAACTTTGATTATGATATTAAATATGAAATCAAAAGGGCTATGAAAAATGGTTTAATAGTTAAATCCGACCCGGATATAAAAAGATTCTACGAAATAAATAAAAAATCATATGCAAGGCAAGATATGGAAATGCCTTATACGCTGGATTTGCTTGTAAATTTAGACGAGGCAATGCAAGAAAGCAACAGCAGGAAGATGCTTTTTGCCGTAAATAAGGATGGCCGGGCAATCGCTGCAGTATATTTGATATATGATGCAAGATGCACGTATTATCTGATGGGCGGCGCGGACCCTGAATACAGAAATACCGGTGCGCAATCGTTGCTTTTATGGGAGGGAATAAAATTTGCATCAAATGTTTCAGCAATGTTTGATTTTGAAGGCTCGGTAAAGGAAAGCATTGAAAGTTATTTTAGGAAGTTTGGCGGCAATCAAAAAATAATATACAATATATATAAGAGCAGTCCTTTAATAAAAATGATATATAATATCGCAAGGAAAAATAAAAATATTGTCAGAAAAATAATTAAGGTGTAA
- a CDS encoding nucleotide sugar dehydrogenase, giving the protein MMSYKQDLLEKIENKKAVVGVVGLGYVGLPLAVEKAKAGYKVIGFDVQEKKVQSVNEGHNYIGDIVDAEFSKLVKEKRLQATSDFSFIKNVDTVAICVPTPLDKYKQPDISYVVNSTKSIAEYLHKGMLVVLESTSYPGTTEEVVKPILEKTGLKCGDDFYLAFSPERVDPGNKYYKTKNTPKVVGGVTKDCTEIAATLYRNVLEGEIYTVSSPAVAEMEKILENTFRNINVALANEMAVLCSRMGIDVWEVIDAASTKPYGFMPFYPGPGLGGHCIPIDPFYLTWKAREYDYHTKLIELAGEINDYMPEFVVENAAKVLNKHKKPLNGSKVLLLGVAYKKDIDDLRESPALKVIENLEKENALVKYNDPYIPEFKHKGKVYKSIDINDDVIRDADIVIITTDHSKYDYNSIIKNAKLILDTRNATAKYDVDKEKVFKL; this is encoded by the coding sequence TTGATGTCTTATAAACAGGATTTGTTGGAAAAAATAGAAAATAAAAAAGCTGTGGTAGGGGTTGTGGGCCTCGGCTATGTAGGACTGCCCCTTGCAGTAGAAAAAGCAAAAGCAGGCTATAAAGTAATTGGATTTGATGTTCAGGAGAAAAAAGTACAATCGGTAAATGAAGGCCATAATTATATAGGAGATATTGTTGACGCGGAGTTTTCGAAACTTGTAAAAGAGAAAAGGCTTCAGGCAACGTCGGATTTTAGCTTTATCAAGAATGTAGATACTGTTGCAATATGCGTTCCGACACCTCTTGATAAATATAAGCAGCCTGATATATCTTATGTTGTCAATTCAACAAAGAGTATTGCAGAATACCTGCACAAGGGTATGCTTGTTGTGCTTGAAAGCACCTCTTATCCAGGAACGACAGAGGAAGTTGTAAAACCCATACTGGAGAAAACCGGTCTTAAATGCGGTGATGATTTCTATCTCGCTTTTTCGCCTGAAAGAGTTGATCCTGGCAATAAGTATTATAAGACAAAAAATACTCCCAAGGTTGTTGGAGGAGTCACAAAGGATTGCACTGAAATAGCTGCGACGCTTTACAGAAATGTTCTCGAAGGCGAGATCTATACTGTTTCATCTCCTGCAGTCGCAGAAATGGAAAAAATTCTTGAAAATACGTTCAGAAATATAAATGTCGCTTTGGCAAACGAAATGGCAGTGTTATGTTCAAGAATGGGTATCGATGTCTGGGAGGTTATCGATGCGGCGTCGACAAAACCGTACGGTTTTATGCCGTTTTATCCGGGACCGGGACTTGGTGGGCATTGTATACCGATCGATCCTTTCTATTTGACATGGAAGGCAAGGGAGTATGATTACCACACCAAATTGATTGAATTGGCCGGAGAAATAAATGATTACATGCCTGAATTTGTTGTGGAAAATGCTGCCAAAGTACTTAACAAGCATAAAAAACCGTTGAATGGTTCCAAAGTGCTGCTGCTCGGTGTGGCATACAAAAAGGATATCGATGACTTAAGGGAATCGCCTGCTCTCAAGGTAATAGAAAATCTTGAGAAGGAAAATGCGTTGGTAAAATATAATGATCCTTATATACCAGAATTTAAGCATAAGGGTAAGGTTTATAAGTCAATAGATATCAATGACGATGTAATAAGAGATGCTGATATAGTGATAATTACAACAGATCATTCAAAATATGATTATAATTCCATAATAAAGAATGCCAAATTAATACTCGATACGAGAAATGCAACTGCTAAATATGATGTAGATAAAGAAAAGGTTTTTAAATTGTAA
- a CDS encoding nucleoside-diphosphate sugar epimerase/dehydratase, whose product MIIDIILINVSILIGLYLRFSLDDLYLRIPKHDMQRYITSAPVITAIFIFVFYLFKLYSSLWRYASVNELISIVSATTISTIASYIYGLIFGIQMPRSIYVISWMLIMLLVGGIRFSYRIFWFAYFWSKKEKSAFKNVLVIGAGAAGARMIKEMQKNKELGYYPVGLIDDDKYKRGKFINGVRVIGNSSDIARIVKKKAIDEIIIAIPSAHQFQKKRIINICKDVKRKVRILPSVNDMLDDVSSLTLNRLRDIDIEDLLGREPIKLDIENIAGYLRNKIILVTGGGGSIGSELCRQIAKFNPKELLILDIYENNAYDLQNELKFLYKDLNLKIIIGSVRDKKRLDDIFNEYRPDVVFHAAAHKHVPLMEDNPCEAVKNNVFGTLNVAQCADKYNAKRFVLISTDKAVNPTNVMGATKRICEMIIKSIDKYSKTEFVSVRFGNVLGSNGSVIPLFKKQIENGGPVTVTHPEVNRFFMTIPEAAQLVIQAGAMAKGGEIFVLDMGQPVKIIDLAKDLIRLSGLEPDKDIKIVFTGLRPGEKLYEEVLMAEEGLKKTAHEKIFVGNLTGIDYNILINELNDFHKIDESDDYAIKKYLKSIVPTYKINMQ is encoded by the coding sequence ATGATAATAGACATAATACTTATAAATGTGTCCATACTGATCGGGCTTTACTTGAGGTTTTCCCTTGATGATTTATATCTCAGGATACCAAAGCATGATATGCAGAGGTATATTACTTCGGCGCCTGTCATAACTGCTATTTTTATTTTTGTGTTTTATTTATTCAAGCTATACAGCAGTTTATGGAGATATGCAAGCGTCAATGAGCTGATATCCATTGTCAGTGCGACTACCATATCTACGATAGCAAGTTATATTTACGGGCTGATTTTTGGCATCCAGATGCCAAGGAGCATATATGTGATATCATGGATGCTCATAATGCTTTTAGTCGGGGGAATAAGATTTTCATACAGGATTTTTTGGTTTGCTTATTTCTGGAGCAAGAAAGAAAAGTCGGCATTTAAGAATGTGCTGGTAATAGGAGCCGGAGCTGCGGGCGCGAGAATGATAAAAGAAATGCAGAAAAACAAGGAGCTTGGGTATTATCCCGTAGGGCTTATCGACGATGATAAATATAAACGCGGTAAATTCATAAATGGCGTTAGAGTGATAGGAAACAGCAGCGATATTGCAAGGATAGTCAAGAAGAAGGCCATAGATGAAATAATCATTGCAATTCCGTCGGCACATCAGTTCCAGAAGAAGAGAATAATAAACATATGCAAGGATGTAAAACGGAAAGTGAGGATCCTTCCCAGTGTCAATGATATGCTGGATGATGTATCATCCTTGACATTGAACAGATTGAGAGATATAGATATCGAGGATTTGCTGGGAAGGGAACCGATAAAGCTTGATATAGAAAATATTGCCGGATATTTAAGGAATAAAATAATTTTAGTTACAGGAGGCGGAGGGTCCATAGGCTCGGAGTTATGCAGGCAGATTGCAAAGTTTAATCCCAAAGAGCTTCTCATTCTTGATATATATGAGAATAACGCATATGATCTGCAAAACGAGCTCAAGTTTCTCTATAAGGATTTGAATTTAAAGATAATAATAGGGTCTGTAAGGGACAAAAAAAGACTGGATGATATATTCAATGAATATAGACCGGATGTTGTTTTTCATGCCGCAGCCCATAAGCACGTGCCCCTGATGGAGGATAACCCGTGTGAAGCTGTAAAGAACAATGTATTCGGAACGCTTAATGTTGCCCAGTGCGCTGATAAGTATAACGCTAAAAGGTTTGTGCTTATTTCCACTGATAAGGCTGTAAATCCTACGAATGTAATGGGTGCGACAAAGAGGATATGTGAAATGATAATAAAGTCCATCGATAAATACAGTAAAACAGAGTTTGTTTCGGTAAGATTCGGAAATGTTTTAGGAAGCAATGGCTCCGTCATACCACTTTTTAAAAAGCAGATCGAAAATGGGGGCCCGGTTACTGTGACACATCCTGAAGTAAACAGGTTCTTTATGACCATACCGGAGGCGGCACAGCTTGTTATTCAGGCAGGAGCCATGGCAAAGGGCGGCGAAATATTCGTACTGGATATGGGACAACCAGTTAAAATTATAGACCTTGCAAAGGATCTCATAAGGCTTTCAGGCCTTGAACCCGATAAGGACATAAAGATCGTCTTTACAGGACTCCGCCCCGGTGAAAAACTCTATGAAGAGGTGTTGATGGCAGAGGAGGGCCTTAAGAAAACCGCCCATGAAAAAATATTTGTTGGTAATTTGACCGGAATAGATTATAATATATTGATAAATGAATTAAATGATTTTCATAAAATCGATGAAAGCGATGATTATGCGATCAAAAAATACTTAAAATCTATCGTACCAACTTATAAAATAAATATGCAGTGA
- a CDS encoding tetratricopeptide repeat protein has protein sequence MEYNSERKDKLWGILKDKLKDRLKYVLFIELKKDLVLKNNLCIKKDVLLPIKSEYLLNGIKTGEYIDSIKLNEIISSIIFVMGSDSSFKYNDSYLKILMDYDNKIENYILKNALEYAKKRKYFDSIVYFNALSFTHKKEKEIKYNTAIVLKEMAEQSLKNKNRKDYRLYHDLSFYIFFELKRQYPDFPYSGFYLGFYYAEEKEYDMALKIWGDSYRALGDPKYKDKLKRLMDAVSAQRNFEHAKQSIDSNHIEEALRILIPLIEKYDKWSEAIYYTALAYRKVENYAKAELLLNNLLKNGECFSEIYNELGLCKFFTGDIEDSIKYFEKAVHIKRDNAEYLCNLALAYSENGEHDKAMKMINEAYDKAPDDDIIKQSKQLIENR, from the coding sequence ATGGAATACAACAGTGAAAGAAAAGATAAACTATGGGGAATATTAAAAGATAAGTTGAAAGACAGGCTGAAGTATGTATTATTCATTGAGTTGAAAAAAGATCTTGTCCTAAAAAACAATTTATGCATCAAAAAAGATGTATTGCTGCCTATAAAAAGTGAATATCTGTTAAACGGTATTAAAACAGGAGAATATATAGATTCAATAAAATTAAATGAAATTATATCTTCCATCATCTTTGTGATGGGTTCCGACAGCAGCTTCAAATATAATGATTCATATTTAAAAATATTAATGGATTATGATAATAAAATAGAAAATTATATTCTGAAAAATGCTTTGGAGTATGCTAAAAAACGGAAATATTTTGATTCCATCGTATATTTTAATGCCTTGAGTTTCACACATAAGAAAGAGAAAGAGATAAAATACAATACTGCCATAGTTTTAAAAGAAATGGCTGAGCAGTCTCTAAAAAATAAAAACCGAAAAGATTACAGGCTTTACCATGATCTATCATTTTATATATTTTTTGAACTGAAAAGGCAGTATCCGGATTTCCCATACTCCGGTTTTTATTTGGGTTTTTATTATGCGGAGGAGAAAGAATATGATATGGCATTGAAGATATGGGGGGATTCATATCGTGCGCTTGGCGATCCCAAATACAAGGATAAACTCAAGAGGCTTATGGATGCAGTAAGTGCACAGAGGAATTTTGAACATGCTAAACAATCGATCGATAGCAATCATATAGAGGAGGCTTTAAGGATATTGATACCTCTTATCGAAAAATATGATAAGTGGAGCGAAGCCATTTATTATACAGCGCTTGCTTACAGAAAAGTTGAAAATTATGCAAAGGCAGAGCTGCTCTTGAATAATCTGTTAAAAAATGGGGAATGCTTTTCGGAAATATACAATGAACTTGGGCTATGCAAATTTTTTACAGGAGATATTGAGGATTCCATAAAGTATTTTGAAAAAGCCGTACACATTAAAAGAGATAATGCCGAATATTTGTGTAATCTTGCTTTGGCATATTCTGAAAATGGAGAGCATGATAAAGCTATGAAGATGATAAACGAGGCTTATGACAAAGCTCCTGATGATGATATAATAAAACAATCGAAGCAGCTTATAGAGAACAGATGA
- a CDS encoding aminotransferase class I/II-fold pyridoxal phosphate-dependent enzyme — protein sequence MYKLDQTQTPLFDALMEYVNRNTIPFHVPGHKKGHGMDDKFKNFVGNNVLSIDVTVFKLVDSLHHPTGPIKKAQELAADAYGSDRAFFSINGTSGAIQAMIMSTVTQGDKIIIPRNVHKSVTAGIILSGAVPVYMRPEIDHTTGTALGVTPQVVEQTLMDNPDAKAVLIVNPTYYGVASDIEKTARIVHSKNIPLIVDEAHGPHLSFNDRLPLSALDAGADMCAQSTHKIIGSLTQSSLLHVKGNRIDHDRVQQVMNILQTTSPSYILMASLDVARMQIATKGKELLDKAIDLCEYARAKINKIPGLYCFGNEILKEKGAFGFDPTKLTICCRGMGITGYKVDQLLADKYHIQVELSDLYNVLAVGSFGDTKESFDALISALGEIADKYSAKSVKQNDVLDIPEIPRQVCTPREAFNSMKEPVDLKSSAGRISGEFLMAYPPGIPVLCPGEEITKDIIDYVEVMKDAGLYVQGTEDPEINYIRVLTK from the coding sequence ATGTATAAATTAGATCAAACTCAAACTCCATTATTTGATGCACTAATGGAATATGTAAACAGAAATACAATCCCATTTCATGTACCAGGCCATAAAAAGGGGCATGGTATGGATGATAAGTTTAAAAATTTTGTAGGCAATAATGTTTTATCAATAGATGTCACTGTGTTTAAACTAGTTGACAGCCTGCATCATCCAACCGGACCTATTAAGAAGGCTCAGGAACTTGCCGCTGATGCATATGGCTCGGACAGGGCATTTTTTTCAATCAACGGTACATCCGGAGCCATACAGGCCATGATCATGAGTACGGTGACTCAGGGTGATAAGATAATAATCCCCAGAAACGTTCATAAATCCGTTACAGCAGGTATAATATTGAGCGGGGCGGTGCCTGTATATATGAGACCTGAAATCGACCATACAACCGGTACGGCCTTGGGTGTAACACCACAGGTGGTTGAACAAACATTGATGGACAACCCTGATGCAAAGGCAGTGCTTATTGTAAACCCGACATATTATGGTGTCGCATCGGATATCGAAAAGACCGCCCGCATTGTCCATTCTAAAAATATTCCCTTGATTGTCGACGAGGCTCACGGGCCGCACCTTAGCTTTAATGACAGGCTCCCTCTATCCGCTTTGGACGCTGGAGCGGATATGTGTGCCCAGAGTACCCATAAAATCATAGGTTCACTGACTCAAAGCTCCTTGCTGCATGTAAAGGGAAACAGGATCGATCATGATAGAGTTCAGCAGGTCATGAACATTCTGCAGACGACAAGCCCATCATATATATTGATGGCTTCCTTGGATGTAGCAAGAATGCAAATTGCTACAAAAGGAAAAGAGCTTTTGGACAAAGCTATAGATCTATGTGAATATGCAAGGGCAAAAATAAATAAAATACCCGGCCTTTACTGCTTCGGGAATGAAATACTGAAAGAAAAAGGCGCTTTCGGGTTCGATCCCACAAAACTTACTATTTGTTGCAGGGGTATGGGAATTACCGGATATAAAGTGGACCAGCTACTTGCAGATAAGTATCACATACAGGTTGAATTGTCTGATTTATACAATGTGCTTGCAGTAGGCTCCTTTGGAGATACAAAGGAAAGCTTTGATGCGCTGATTTCTGCTTTAGGGGAAATAGCGGACAAATACTCGGCAAAATCTGTAAAGCAAAATGATGTTCTTGATATTCCCGAAATACCAAGGCAGGTATGTACACCGAGAGAAGCATTTAACAGCATGAAAGAACCTGTAGACTTAAAGAGCAGCGCAGGCAGGATAAGCGGAGAATTTCTTATGGCATATCCTCCAGGAATACCGGTTTTATGCCCTGGAGAAGAAATAACCAAGGATATAATCGATTATGTCGAAGTCATGAAGGATGCCGGCCTATACGTACAGGGAACAGAAGATCCTGAGATCAATTATATACGGGTATTAACAAAATAA
- a CDS encoding glycosyltransferase, translating into MRICVMTTGHNAFDSRIFYKEIMSLKKVYNDIYLIAPYDKKVDIVKGVHIIGIPKAKSLIQRYFLVDKVIKEAAKINADIYHFHDFEIILKVLKLKKLVPNCKIIYDVHEYYPEMITMSRKIPEFIKPIGASYVNRKEINVASKLDYIISTDDYNKERFSKVNNNVDIIYNFTDFKTDDGEKVEKEYDVIYQGGISIERGALKLIEAINIIRSKKPDISMIFVGSFDDEDVKEAVYKYIKENNLSRNIKYIGRVSHEEVENYIKKSRMGVVAFLPYPRYAKNIPIKQFEYMGCGVPVIGGYLPSVKRFITAYNSGIIVDPNDARSIADAILKLLDDPKLCKTLGENGIRAVRESYNWGNMEHKLLDIYASLC; encoded by the coding sequence ATGAGAATATGCGTCATGACTACAGGACATAATGCCTTTGACAGCAGGATTTTTTATAAAGAAATAATGTCTTTGAAAAAAGTGTACAATGATATATATCTTATTGCTCCTTATGATAAAAAGGTGGACATAGTAAAAGGAGTGCATATAATAGGAATACCAAAGGCAAAATCGCTGATTCAAAGGTACTTCCTGGTAGATAAAGTCATAAAAGAGGCGGCAAAAATCAATGCTGATATATATCATTTTCACGACTTTGAAATAATACTGAAAGTACTTAAATTAAAGAAGCTTGTTCCCAACTGTAAAATAATATATGACGTACACGAATATTATCCTGAAATGATCACGATGTCAAGGAAAATACCTGAATTTATAAAACCAATCGGGGCTTCATATGTCAACAGGAAAGAGATAAATGTTGCATCCAAGCTCGACTATATAATAAGCACGGATGATTACAATAAAGAAAGATTTTCGAAGGTTAATAATAATGTCGATATCATCTATAATTTTACGGATTTCAAGACGGATGACGGCGAAAAAGTAGAGAAAGAATATGATGTTATCTATCAAGGCGGGATATCCATAGAAAGAGGTGCCCTTAAACTAATAGAGGCGATAAATATTATACGCAGCAAGAAGCCTGATATAAGTATGATTTTTGTAGGGAGTTTCGATGATGAGGATGTTAAAGAGGCAGTATATAAATATATCAAAGAAAATAACCTTTCCAGGAATATAAAGTATATCGGGCGTGTTTCTCATGAAGAAGTAGAGAATTATATCAAAAAATCAAGGATGGGCGTCGTGGCATTTTTGCCTTATCCAAGATATGCGAAAAACATACCCATAAAACAGTTTGAATATATGGGATGCGGAGTGCCTGTTATTGGAGGGTATTTACCGTCCGTGAAAAGATTTATTACTGCATATAACAGCGGCATCATCGTAGATCCAAACGATGCGAGAAGCATTGCAGATGCGATTTTAAAACTCCTTGATGACCCGAAGCTTTGCAAGACACTCGGGGAAAATGGAATAAGAGCTGTCAGGGAGTCGTATAACTGGGGCAATATGGAGCATAAGCTTTTAGATATATATGCGAGTTTGTGTTGA